One genomic window of Enoplosus armatus isolate fEnoArm2 chromosome 19, fEnoArm2.hap1, whole genome shotgun sequence includes the following:
- the LOC139302517 gene encoding fatty acid-binding protein, brain, protein MVDAFCATWKLVDSENFDEYMKALGVGFATRQVGNVTKPTVIISQEGDKVVVRTQSTFKNTEISFKLGEEFDETTADDRACKSTVTMDGDKLVHVQKWDGKETKFVREIKDGKMVMNLTFEDIHAVRSYEKA, encoded by the exons ATGGTTGACGCCTTCTGTGCCACTTGGAAACTGGTTGACAGTGAGAATTTCGATGAGTACATGAAAGCACTTG GTGTGGGCTTTGCCACCCGGCAGGTTGGTAATGTGACCAAGCCGACTGTAATCATCAGCCAGGAGGGTGACAAGGTGGTGGTTCGCACCCAGAGCACcttcaaaaacacagagatcTCCTTCAAGCTGGGAGAGGAGTTCGACGAAACCACCGCTGATGACAGGGCCTGCAAA TCCACAGTGACCATGGATGGAGACAAGTTGGTCCACGTCCAGAAGTGGGACGGCAAAGAGACCAAGTTCGTCAGAGAAATCAAGGATGGCAAGATGGTCATG AATCTGACCTTTGAAGACATCCATGCGGTGCGTAGCTACGAGAAGGCATGA